One region of Candidatus Riesia pediculischaeffi genomic DNA includes:
- the mnmG gene encoding tRNA uridine-5-carboxymethylaminomethyl(34) synthesis enzyme MnmG produces MRTTRNFDVIIVGGGHAGSEAAFASSKFGCRVLLITHNVQKIGELSCNPSIGGIGKGQLVKEIDALDGMMAIAADESGIHFKTLNSRKGSAVQSTRVQVDRKLYKKSIVNQIREQKNIFILEQSVKKLLLEGNQVSGIITEEDVCFLSKSVVLTTGTFLNGKIHIGSENFSGGRLRDKSSIMLAEQLRRLPFRTRRLKTGTPPRIDIKTVDFSKLEKQSGDDPISYFSFLRKRKEHLKQISCYITHTNSNTHQIILENLHKSPIYSGKIQGIGPRYCPSIEDKVVKFTHQPSHHIFLEQEGFRSRKIYPNGISTSLPIEIQEKFVRSICGLEKAKIIDPGYAVEYDCFDPNDLKQTLESKVIDGLFLAGQINGTTGYEEAASQGLLAGLNAALCVKKRYQWYPRRDQAYIGVMIDDLCTIGTEEPYRMFTARSEYRLSLREDNADLRLTELGYALGVVRKERFKCLQRKVELIRRESFRFRNTFLKKDSKKIELISGMLCSHLKKDTSIEDLLKRPEITCEKLVQCGILSTDGKMHIQKILENQIKYRGYIKKQMLEIKKRNFFDGIKIPITIKYQKIPGLSNEVLYKLNKHKPNSIGQASRISGVTPSAISILLIWMKKQGLI; encoded by the coding sequence ATGAGAACGACAAGAAATTTCGATGTAATTATTGTTGGAGGGGGACACGCTGGATCAGAGGCAGCTTTCGCTTCCTCTAAATTCGGCTGCAGAGTTTTATTGATTACTCATAATGTGCAAAAGATCGGAGAACTTTCTTGTAACCCTTCAATTGGAGGCATTGGAAAAGGACAGCTTGTCAAAGAAATTGATGCGTTAGATGGAATGATGGCCATTGCTGCAGATGAATCTGGAATACATTTTAAAACGTTGAATTCAAGAAAAGGTTCGGCTGTACAATCTACGAGAGTTCAAGTCGATAGAAAATTGTACAAGAAATCTATCGTTAACCAAATAAGAGAACAGAAAAATATATTTATCTTAGAACAATCTGTTAAGAAATTACTTCTTGAAGGAAATCAAGTTTCAGGAATCATTACTGAAGAAGATGTCTGTTTTCTTTCTAAATCAGTTGTATTGACTACTGGAACATTCTTAAATGGAAAAATTCACATAGGTTCAGAGAATTTTTCAGGAGGAAGACTCAGAGATAAATCTTCTATCATGTTAGCAGAACAACTTAGACGACTTCCATTTAGAACGAGAAGACTAAAAACTGGTACACCTCCAAGGATAGATATAAAAACTGTTGATTTTTCTAAACTAGAAAAACAGTCGGGAGATGACCCTATTTCTTATTTCTCTTTTCTAAGAAAACGAAAGGAACATCTCAAACAAATTTCATGCTATATTACTCACACAAACAGTAATACTCATCAGATAATTTTGGAAAATTTACATAAGAGTCCAATTTATTCAGGGAAAATTCAAGGTATAGGACCAAGGTATTGTCCATCCATCGAAGATAAGGTTGTTAAATTCACTCATCAGCCATCTCATCATATTTTCCTTGAACAAGAAGGTTTCAGGAGTAGAAAAATCTATCCAAATGGGATTTCTACAAGTTTACCAATCGAAATACAAGAAAAATTTGTACGTTCTATATGTGGTTTAGAAAAAGCAAAAATTATTGATCCAGGATACGCTGTAGAGTATGACTGTTTCGATCCAAACGATCTGAAACAAACTTTAGAAAGCAAGGTTATCGATGGATTATTCTTAGCCGGACAAATCAATGGAACAACTGGTTATGAAGAAGCAGCATCACAAGGTTTATTAGCCGGATTAAATGCTGCGCTGTGTGTTAAGAAAAGATATCAATGGTATCCAAGAAGAGATCAAGCATATATTGGAGTCATGATAGATGATCTTTGCACTATAGGAACAGAAGAACCGTATCGAATGTTTACAGCAAGATCAGAATATAGACTCTCTCTTAGAGAAGATAATGCTGATTTACGTTTAACAGAGTTAGGATATGCTTTAGGAGTTGTTAGAAAGGAAAGGTTCAAATGTTTACAAAGAAAAGTTGAACTTATTAGAAGAGAATCATTTAGATTCCGTAATACATTTTTAAAAAAAGATTCTAAAAAGATTGAGTTGATAAGTGGAATGTTATGTTCTCATCTTAAAAAAGATACAAGTATAGAGGATCTCCTGAAGAGACCAGAGATTACATGTGAAAAGTTAGTTCAATGCGGAATTTTATCTACAGATGGAAAAATGCATATCCAAAAAATACTGGAAAATCAAATTAAATATCGTGGATATATTAAGAAACAGATGTTGGAAATCAAAAAAAGAAACTTTTTTGATGGTATCAAAATACCTATTACAATTAAATATCAAAAAATACCAGGATTATCGAATGAAGTGTTATATAAGTTAAATAAACATAAACCTAACTCTATTGGTCAAGCTTCTAGGATATCTGGAGTTACTCCGTCAGCCATATCCATATTGCTGATTTGGATGAAAAAACAAGGTTTAATATGA
- the glmU gene encoding bifunctional UDP-N-acetylglucosamine diphosphorylase/glucosamine-1-phosphate N-acetyltransferase GlmU translates to MKSSNRNIVILAAGKSVRMCSKVPKVLHSIGGKMILQHVVDTALSVKKISDIYLVCHEENRFLKKIFFNKKIKLIFQKHQLGTGYALRKVMHYFDDGSDIIVLYGDVPLISKETIERLILSKDGSVISLLTAFVKDPNGYGRILRKNGEVVKIIEDIEICQDEWKIKEVYSGIFIANTYFLKKWVHLINNENIQKEYRLTDIVALASEERCKISTIYPMESIEIHGINNLFQLMNLEKHYQERQAKKLLLSGLMISDISRFDLRGKIKYGKDVYIDNDVMIVGKVILGNDVYIGSGCILKDCTISENSIIHPYTIIENSIVSKDCTVGPFTYLRNNSVLKERSEVGNFVEIKNTIFGSHSKAKHLSYLGDSTVGSHVNIGAGVITCNYDGANKFQTHIEDNVFIGSDSQLVAPITIQKNATIGAGTTLTRDVKENDLVISRIRQKHIKNWKGTLKK, encoded by the coding sequence ATGAAATCATCCAATCGAAATATTGTTATATTAGCAGCTGGAAAAAGCGTACGTATGTGTTCGAAAGTACCAAAAGTTCTTCATAGCATTGGCGGGAAGATGATTCTACAGCATGTAGTGGATACTGCTCTTTCTGTAAAGAAGATATCGGATATTTATTTAGTATGTCATGAAGAAAATAGATTTCTGAAAAAAATATTTTTTAATAAAAAAATAAAGTTGATTTTTCAAAAACATCAATTAGGAACAGGATATGCTCTTCGTAAAGTAATGCACTATTTCGATGATGGATCGGACATTATCGTATTGTATGGAGATGTTCCTTTGATTTCTAAGGAAACGATAGAAAGACTCATCCTTTCCAAGGATGGCAGTGTAATTAGTCTGTTAACTGCTTTTGTAAAAGATCCAAATGGTTACGGAAGAATTTTGCGAAAGAACGGCGAAGTTGTAAAGATAATTGAAGATATTGAAATATGTCAAGACGAATGGAAAATAAAAGAAGTATATTCTGGAATATTCATTGCTAACACTTATTTTTTAAAAAAATGGGTTCATTTGATTAACAACGAAAATATTCAAAAAGAATATCGATTGACCGATATCGTAGCTTTAGCCAGCGAAGAGAGATGTAAAATTAGCACGATCTATCCAATGGAATCAATCGAAATACATGGAATTAACAATTTGTTTCAGTTGATGAATTTAGAAAAACACTACCAAGAACGTCAAGCTAAAAAACTTTTACTATCTGGATTGATGATCTCTGATATATCTAGATTTGATCTACGAGGAAAAATAAAGTATGGAAAAGATGTATACATAGACAACGACGTTATGATAGTTGGTAAAGTTATCTTAGGAAACGATGTTTATATAGGATCAGGTTGCATATTAAAAGACTGTACAATATCGGAAAATTCAATCATCCATCCGTACACTATTATAGAAAATTCAATTGTTTCAAAAGATTGTACGGTCGGACCATTTACATACCTTAGGAATAACAGTGTATTGAAGGAACGATCAGAAGTTGGAAATTTCGTAGAAATTAAAAATACGATCTTTGGCTCACATTCGAAAGCTAAACATTTAAGTTATCTAGGGGATTCAACAGTCGGATCTCATGTCAACATAGGCGCTGGAGTGATCACTTGTAACTACGATGGAGCGAACAAATTTCAAACACATATAGAAGATAATGTATTTATAGGTTCAGATAGTCAACTGGTCGCCCCTATAACAATTCAAAAAAATGCGACAATTGGAGCTGGGACAACGTTGACACGTGACGTAAAAGAGAATGATCTCGTGATCAGCAGAATAAGACAAAAACATATAAAGAATTGGAAAGGAACTTTGAAGAAGTAA
- the glmS gene encoding glutamine--fructose-6-phosphate transaminase (isomerizing), with protein sequence MCGIIGAISRRNIVKILIDGLYRLEYRGYDSVGLAVIDEKSEFIRVREVGKTKILDEKIRNLSIFGKIGIAHTRWATHGRLNKRNAHPHISNNISVVHNGIVENYRELKEWLKGKQYKFFSETDSEVIAHLLHWETQKNRDLIVAVRKVVLTLRGNYSIIVMDKRYPEKLISARTLSPLIIGLGTEENFLASDQVALTPIASRFLFLEENEIAEISSNSVKILDFEGNVVDKREVSCLTHQDIPNIGSYRCYMEKEIYEQPSVIENLIKDRFDKKKNIFFSELKGGEINEILSKVEHIQIVACGTSYNAGMVGKYWFESFTDISCNVEFASEYCYRDHVLIKNSLLITISQSGETADTISALNISRKLNYISNLAICNVSNSHLVRESRFSIMTKAGIEISVASSKSFISQLTTLLLLIAYIRRIRNGKDDDFQEAILLSLKKLSFQVEELLLTYRTRMELLISNLRDEQNVLILGRGDQFPIAMEGALKLKEITYIHAEASAAGELKHGPLALVDEKIPIVMIVPHNRTLNKLLSNIEEIRSRRGMLYILTDSRISIQEDTRTKIISFFNIEEIVSPIFYAIPFQLLAYDIALSKKIDIDRPRNLAKSVTVE encoded by the coding sequence ATGTGCGGAATCATAGGAGCGATATCTCGACGTAATATCGTAAAAATATTAATTGATGGGCTCTATAGATTAGAGTACCGAGGTTACGATTCAGTAGGTTTAGCTGTAATCGATGAAAAATCAGAGTTTATACGAGTTCGTGAAGTAGGAAAAACCAAGATTCTAGATGAAAAAATAAGAAATCTCTCTATATTTGGTAAGATAGGAATCGCTCATACTAGATGGGCGACTCATGGAAGATTAAATAAGAGAAACGCTCATCCACATATATCTAATAATATCTCGGTAGTTCATAATGGAATCGTAGAAAATTATCGGGAATTGAAGGAGTGGCTGAAAGGTAAACAGTACAAGTTCTTTTCCGAAACCGATAGCGAGGTGATAGCTCATCTGTTACATTGGGAAACCCAAAAAAACAGAGATTTAATTGTTGCTGTTCGAAAAGTTGTTCTTACATTACGAGGCAACTACAGCATAATAGTAATGGATAAAAGATATCCAGAGAAACTAATATCGGCTAGAACTTTAAGTCCTTTGATCATAGGTCTCGGAACCGAAGAAAATTTTCTTGCATCTGATCAAGTCGCGTTAACCCCGATTGCTAGCAGATTTCTGTTTTTAGAAGAAAATGAAATTGCAGAAATCTCTAGCAACTCTGTAAAAATCCTAGATTTCGAGGGAAACGTAGTTGATAAGAGAGAAGTTAGCTGTCTAACTCATCAAGATATACCGAATATAGGATCATATCGGTGTTATATGGAAAAGGAGATATACGAACAACCCTCCGTTATAGAAAATCTGATAAAAGATCGGTTCGATAAAAAGAAAAACATATTTTTCTCAGAACTTAAGGGTGGTGAGATAAATGAGATACTCTCTAAAGTGGAACATATTCAAATAGTTGCTTGTGGAACTTCTTACAATGCAGGAATGGTTGGAAAGTATTGGTTTGAATCTTTTACGGATATTTCTTGCAATGTAGAATTTGCATCAGAATATTGTTATCGAGATCATGTACTCATCAAGAACAGCCTCTTAATCACGATTTCTCAGTCTGGAGAAACGGCCGATACGATATCTGCGTTGAATATATCAAGAAAATTAAATTACATTTCCAATCTAGCGATTTGTAACGTTTCTAACTCTCATTTAGTGAGAGAATCAAGATTTTCAATCATGACAAAGGCTGGAATAGAGATCAGTGTGGCCTCTAGTAAATCTTTTATTTCTCAGTTAACCACTTTGTTGCTATTGATAGCTTATATCAGAAGAATCAGAAACGGTAAAGATGACGATTTTCAAGAAGCTATACTTTTATCTTTAAAAAAGCTATCCTTTCAAGTTGAAGAATTGCTCCTGACTTACAGAACTAGAATGGAGCTTCTCATTTCTAACTTACGTGACGAACAAAATGTTCTTATACTCGGAAGAGGTGATCAATTTCCAATCGCTATGGAAGGAGCTTTAAAGTTGAAGGAAATTACTTACATTCATGCGGAAGCTAGCGCTGCAGGAGAATTAAAACACGGTCCTTTAGCTTTAGTTGATGAAAAAATTCCGATTGTTATGATTGTTCCTCATAACAGAACTCTCAACAAACTTCTGTCAAATATAGAAGAAATAAGGTCTAGAAGAGGAATGTTGTACATCCTGACCGATAGTAGGATATCTATTCAAGAGGATACGAGGACTAAAATAATTTCTTTTTTTAACATAGAGGAAATCGTATCTCCTATATTTTATGCCATCCCATTTCAGCTGTTAGCTTATGATATCGCTCTATCCAAAAAAATCGATATAGATAGACCGAGAAATTTAGCCAAATCTGTTACCGTAGAGTAA
- a CDS encoding endonuclease — protein sequence MLFNSFLKRVFLIFFSIQFFSGTIRSTTCNFNFEQTKKIAKQYIFFDQSQGKQGTLYCGCNWVWKKNGSSGEVDLNKCGYQVRKNMDRAKHIEWEHIVPVSRFGKYRPCWKQGGRKYCTLKDKEFQRMESDLYNIAPVIGEINNDRKNFQYSKVRSYVPYTYGTCKSKIDFQRRIFEPRDEVKGQIARVVLYMVKKYRLKMPKKHLEEMILWNIKYPVSDWEIQKSLRIEKITGLKDHCFLKIKKIRHLQKNAFTVQ from the coding sequence ATGTTATTCAATTCATTTTTAAAAAGAGTATTTCTTATTTTCTTTTCTATCCAATTCTTTAGCGGAACGATCAGATCTACCACATGTAATTTCAACTTTGAACAGACAAAAAAAATTGCAAAACAGTACATCTTTTTTGATCAATCTCAAGGAAAACAAGGAACCTTATACTGTGGATGTAATTGGGTTTGGAAAAAAAACGGATCTTCTGGAGAAGTTGACCTTAACAAATGTGGTTATCAGGTAAGAAAAAATATGGATAGGGCCAAGCACATAGAATGGGAACATATCGTTCCCGTTTCAAGATTTGGAAAATATCGTCCTTGTTGGAAACAAGGAGGGAGAAAGTATTGTACATTAAAAGATAAAGAATTTCAAAGGATGGAATCAGATCTATATAATATTGCTCCAGTGATAGGAGAGATCAATAACGATCGGAAAAACTTTCAATATTCAAAAGTTAGATCTTATGTTCCATATACTTACGGAACGTGCAAAAGTAAAATAGATTTTCAAAGAAGAATATTCGAGCCGAGAGATGAAGTAAAAGGACAAATCGCTAGAGTTGTCCTTTATATGGTCAAAAAATATCGTTTAAAGATGCCCAAAAAACATCTTGAAGAAATGATTTTATGGAATATAAAGTACCCAGTGAGTGATTGGGAAATACAGAAATCGTTAAGGATAGAGAAAATAACGGGTTTGAAAGATCATTGTTTTTTGAAAATAAAAAAAATACGACATCTTCAGAAAAATGCTTTTACAGTGCAATAG
- the pabB gene encoding aminodeoxychorismate synthase component I, translating into MIRYLKKIRLSYFEGVALHYFNKISHLPWAMILYSGRYHGSRDHLDIVVADPKVTIETIGRVTKVTNRTKKSFFTSDPFNILKNEMSDIEPLHSCKFDGIPFQGGAVGIWSYDLFRSIENFPMNRKRSLNFPDMAIGIYFWALIVDHKQKHVFLISYDDPKDRLDWIEKQKNHSREKNFSIVEKWSSNLSKTQYCRKVERIKDYLISGDCYQVNLSQRFRARYVGDEWKAFLNLIQVNQSPLSAFIRLRRNCVISLSPERFLRVDRNRAIETRPIKGTEKRSDNYLEDQKNINRLKMSEKDRSENVMIVDLLRNDLGKVSIPGTIKVRELFSVESFPLVHHLVSTITGKLSPKYQLTDLLKACFPGGSITGVPKIRSMEIIDELEPNYRYGYCGSIGYISFCRKMDTNINIRSCLTEDRNMYCWSGSGIILDSFPEKEYLETLYKFGKMLKSFRKDFVIQ; encoded by the coding sequence ATGATAAGATATTTAAAGAAAATAAGATTATCTTATTTCGAAGGTGTTGCTCTCCATTATTTTAATAAGATATCTCATCTTCCCTGGGCGATGATCTTATATTCTGGTCGATACCATGGTTCAAGAGATCATCTCGATATCGTCGTAGCAGATCCTAAGGTAACAATAGAAACGATCGGTCGAGTTACCAAAGTTACTAATCGTACGAAAAAAAGTTTTTTTACTTCAGATCCGTTCAATATCTTAAAAAATGAAATGAGCGACATTGAACCGCTCCATTCCTGTAAGTTTGATGGTATTCCATTTCAAGGAGGAGCTGTTGGGATATGGAGCTATGATCTTTTCCGTAGCATTGAAAACTTTCCTATGAACAGGAAAAGATCATTAAACTTTCCAGATATGGCTATCGGAATATATTTTTGGGCATTGATAGTGGATCATAAACAAAAACATGTTTTTTTGATCAGTTACGATGATCCGAAAGATCGGTTAGATTGGATAGAGAAACAGAAAAATCATAGTCGAGAAAAGAATTTTTCCATAGTTGAAAAATGGAGCAGCAACCTTTCTAAAACACAATACTGTCGCAAGGTGGAGAGAATCAAAGACTATTTAATCTCTGGAGATTGTTATCAAGTAAATTTATCTCAAAGATTTCGAGCGAGATACGTTGGAGATGAGTGGAAAGCTTTTCTAAATTTGATACAAGTGAATCAGTCTCCACTTTCTGCTTTTATACGATTAAGGAGGAACTGTGTTATCAGTTTATCTCCGGAGCGATTCTTACGAGTCGATAGGAACAGAGCTATTGAGACCCGACCGATAAAAGGAACTGAGAAAAGGTCAGACAACTATCTAGAAGATCAAAAAAACATTAATCGGTTAAAAATGTCTGAAAAAGATCGGTCAGAAAATGTCATGATAGTAGATCTCTTACGAAATGATCTTGGCAAGGTATCTATCCCTGGAACTATCAAAGTAAGAGAGCTTTTTTCGGTCGAATCCTTCCCGTTGGTACATCATTTGGTGAGTACTATTACGGGAAAACTATCTCCTAAATACCAGTTGACGGATCTTTTGAAGGCTTGCTTCCCAGGAGGTTCCATAACTGGTGTACCTAAAATTAGATCTATGGAGATAATCGATGAATTAGAACCGAATTATAGATATGGATATTGTGGATCCATAGGATATATTAGTTTCTGTCGAAAGATGGATACTAACATCAACATCAGATCGTGTTTAACAGAGGATAGAAATATGTATTGTTGGTCTGGGTCTGGAATAATCTTGGATAGCTTTCCAGAGAAAGAATACTTAGAAACTTTGTATAAATTCGGTAAGATGTTGAAATCCTTCAGGAAAGATTTTGTTATACAATGA
- the manX gene encoding PTS mannose transporter subunit IIAB, with amino-acid sequence MGVAIIVSTHGSSAEQLVNTVEMLIGKKENVSYINFNSNENLEVLTKKFELEIKNLDSSDGLLFLVDIWGGSPFNAANRIVKNHLRKEISVITGVNVPMIISVFLSLEERDVNFNKLVQDAFESGKDEIKLLSRKEGEIFQKIEEKVSNDRASRGSIEDDESEHMKIVLARIDDRLIHGQVATRWTKDTKVNRIIVINDEIYQDKVRSTLLKQVSPPGVSAHVVNVDRFVRVYFNPKYHQDRVMLLFTNPGDVLRIVESGVKIDSVNIGGMAYKEGKKQICDSVSIDEDDVRSFMELHKKGIELEIRKVTNDKRIEIVNLIRNRFK; translated from the coding sequence TTGGGCGTAGCAATTATAGTTAGCACTCATGGAAGTTCAGCAGAACAACTCGTTAATACGGTAGAAATGTTGATAGGTAAGAAGGAGAATGTGTCTTATATTAATTTTAATTCCAACGAAAATCTAGAGGTTTTGACGAAAAAATTCGAGTTGGAGATCAAGAATCTGGATAGTTCTGATGGATTGTTATTCTTAGTAGATATATGGGGTGGTAGTCCGTTTAACGCAGCAAATAGGATAGTTAAAAATCACCTACGTAAAGAGATCTCTGTTATTACAGGAGTAAATGTACCGATGATCATTTCCGTATTTTTGTCACTTGAAGAAAGGGATGTGAATTTCAACAAGTTGGTTCAAGATGCTTTTGAATCCGGTAAGGATGAGATAAAACTTTTGAGCAGAAAAGAAGGAGAGATATTTCAGAAAATCGAAGAAAAAGTCTCGAATGATCGAGCATCTCGTGGTTCGATCGAAGATGACGAATCTGAACATATGAAAATAGTTTTAGCAAGAATCGATGATAGATTGATACACGGACAGGTAGCTACGAGATGGACAAAAGATACTAAAGTTAATCGAATCATTGTTATCAATGATGAAATCTACCAAGATAAGGTCCGCTCTACCTTATTAAAGCAAGTTTCTCCTCCTGGAGTTAGCGCACATGTTGTTAACGTAGATAGATTTGTCCGCGTTTATTTTAATCCGAAATATCATCAAGATAGAGTGATGTTGTTGTTTACTAATCCAGGAGATGTGCTGAGAATCGTTGAAAGTGGTGTAAAAATAGATTCTGTAAACATAGGTGGTATGGCTTATAAGGAAGGAAAGAAACAGATTTGCGATTCGGTTTCCATCGATGAAGACGATGTAAGATCTTTTATGGAATTACATAAGAAGGGAATAGAGCTAGAAATCAGAAAAGTAACTAACGATAAAAGAATTGAAATCGTAAATTTAATAAGAAATAGGTTTAAATAG
- a CDS encoding PTS sugar transporter subunit IIC yields the protein MEFSLTQIFLIFVVSCFIGMDSILDEFQLHRPIVACTLIGLILGNISTGIVIGGTLEMISLGWMNVGASIAPDTALASIISSILVIVGKQDIGTGIAVSIPIAAAGQALTVL from the coding sequence GTGGAATTTAGTTTAACTCAAATTTTTTTAATCTTTGTCGTATCTTGCTTTATAGGAATGGATTCTATCCTAGATGAATTTCAACTTCATCGTCCTATTGTTGCATGCACATTGATAGGTCTTATATTAGGTAATATCAGTACAGGAATCGTTATTGGAGGTACATTGGAGATGATCTCTCTAGGATGGATGAACGTAGGAGCTTCCATCGCTCCAGATACCGCTTTAGCTTCGATAATATCGAGCATTCTGGTGATTGTAGGTAAGCAAGATATCGGAACTGGAATAGCGGTATCGATACCAATAGCTGCCGCTGGACAAGCTCTTACCGTTCTTAT
- the manZ gene encoding PTS mannose transporter subunit IID — MKNVGNEETRKDMNKISPIDLIRVFLRTNFFQGSWNFERMQALGFCFSMIPIIRKLYPENSKDRKSIIKRHLEFFNTHPYSASPILGMVIAMEEQRLIGKKDVVYESSINSMKVGLMGPLAGIGDPIFWGTVRPIFSALGAGIAMGGGSLLGPMLFFISFNFIRIITKYFGIFYGYKKGVRIIQDISDGLLQKVTEGSAVVGLFVMGALINKWTHINIPIVVSKVTNQKDGSIVVTTVQNILDQMMPGIVPLSLTFLCIWLLRKKINSLYLITSLFILSILGSWIGFLS; from the coding sequence ATGAAAAACGTTGGAAACGAGGAAACACGGAAAGATATGAATAAGATCTCTCCCATTGATTTGATAAGAGTTTTTTTAAGAACTAACTTTTTTCAAGGATCTTGGAACTTCGAAAGAATGCAAGCCCTCGGGTTTTGTTTTTCTATGATACCAATTATTAGGAAGTTATACCCTGAGAATAGTAAAGATAGAAAAAGTATCATTAAGCGTCACTTGGAATTTTTTAACACCCATCCTTATTCTGCTTCGCCCATTCTAGGAATGGTGATAGCTATGGAAGAACAAAGGCTGATCGGTAAAAAAGATGTCGTTTACGAGAGTTCTATAAATAGTATGAAAGTTGGATTGATGGGTCCATTAGCAGGGATTGGAGATCCTATTTTTTGGGGAACGGTAAGACCAATTTTTTCCGCTCTCGGTGCCGGAATAGCGATGGGCGGAGGTAGTTTGTTAGGGCCAATGTTGTTCTTTATTTCATTCAATTTTATTCGGATCATAACCAAATACTTCGGTATTTTTTACGGATATAAGAAGGGTGTAAGAATCATTCAAGACATAAGTGATGGACTTTTACAAAAAGTCACAGAAGGATCAGCCGTTGTAGGTCTGTTTGTGATGGGAGCTTTGATCAACAAGTGGACACATATAAATATCCCAATAGTTGTTTCGAAAGTCACAAATCAAAAGGATGGATCAATAGTCGTCACAACGGTTCAAAATATTTTAGATCAAATGATGCCTGGAATTGTTCCTCTTTCCTTAACTTTTCTCTGTATCTGGTTGCTTCGGAAGAAGATCAATTCTTTGTATCTAATTACAAGTCTGTTTATATTAAGCATATTGGGATCTTGGATTGGATTTCTATCCTGA